The DNA window AAATTTATTAAGATAACTTTTGGTGACTGATCTTCATTAAGAAATAAGTTTCATAGATAGTAAAGATTAAATATATGAAAAGCGCAGGAATGATAATTTCCTTCTTATCGTATCCAAGTTTTCTTATCGCCAGAATAACTATAAAAACAAACAAGGTGATCTTCAATAATACTGAAATCAGGAATATTTGACTAAACAAATATAGATTTTTCGATTGGCTGGCGCGAGACGAAATTTCATAAACAACTATCCCGAAAAACATAAAAAAAACGCTCAGGATACTTAAAAAGAATTTGGACTTTTCCTGGATGGTAAACATTACATTTCCTATCAACCAAGAAAAGATTACACAAAGAAACAAAAAGAGAAAAAACTTTGTCCTGTTCATTCTGATCTTGTCTTTTGAAGGTCCACATAGACCCACACCATTGCTGCAATAAAGAAAATGGTAACAGATAGCAATGTAAAATAAGGTTTTTCCGTACTCATCTTTTGATCAATCCATCTACCAATTATTGCACCTATGGCCATTGTTCCAAATAATTGGAAGGCCAAACCAGAATATTTAAGGTAAGCGTTTACCCTGCTTTTATCGGGGCGCATTCTGCTATTACTTCAAATTATCTTCAGACCGCACAGGAGGGGGTGTATTTCTCCCCGTAAACTGTGAAGCCATTTTACTGACAACATTGAATTTAGCACCTGGACTAACAGACAGTTTATCCGTATTGATTTCTCCTTCCACATGTGCAGTTTCTTTGATTTGTAAGAGATCCTCAATGATTAAACTGCCTTTAAATTGGCCTTCAATCACTGCATTTTGAGCTTTTATCTCACCTTCAATTTGACCCTTTGGACCAATAATCACCTTGCCCTTACAAATTAACACCCCTTTCAAGAGTCCGTCAATCCTAATATCATTGTCTGCATTTATGGTGCCTTCGATTACGGTTCCCATAACGAGGCTGTTGAGCGCACCCTGTGTTGGTGTGCCAGGAGAACCCTTAATTGGCTCTTTTACTTGTGTATTCTTGTTTCCAAACATAAGTTTACCTTTTTGAGAAGATAAAATTACAAAAAATCCCACAGCTTATCGACCCGCCAACAAAAAGAAAGAGCATCCTAAAATGGATGCTCCTTATATATTAAATATCTTGTAAGTGTATTAGAAGTTAGGGCAATAGATTCCACGTTTCTCAGGACCGCAGATGTTGTAAATAAATGAAAATTCGAATGAATTATTTGCAGCACTGGCCTTCCTAAGTCCAGAAACATTCACGTCATAACTTAAACCAACTCCGAATTTATTGTAATCAAATCTCGTAGAAAGTATCAATGCATCCATTAGTACACCATTGGAATAGGTCACTGGCGTCGTGGTTGCATCTTTTACCTTTTCTGAATTGGCAAGTCGCCCCCATAATCCAAGTTGGAAGGATTGTTCGTCGTATCTTGATTTACTCATATTGAAACGGAAACTGGTTCCTCCATTAACCTGCCAATGAGGACCTTGAAAGAAACTAACGATACCTGGAACGATGCTATTTTTTCGATCTAAAGCAAATACACCTCCACCATGTACGGTCAATTTTGGATACAAAGGTGCCGGACTAAAATTGTTGCCTGGTGCATCCACTGAATTATTCTGTAGGGGTTCATTCAAGTGACTGTAAGAACCTCCAAAATAATAATTGTTGTTCTTATCTAATACAGAGAACCACAAGAGTCCAATAGTCATGTCAGC is part of the Candidatus Vicinibacter affinis genome and encodes:
- a CDS encoding AtpZ/AtpI family protein, with amino-acid sequence MRPDKSRVNAYLKYSGLAFQLFGTMAIGAIIGRWIDQKMSTEKPYFTLLSVTIFFIAAMVWVYVDLQKTRSE
- a CDS encoding PorP/SprF family type IX secretion system membrane protein, coding for MRRIIQLILFLVPLSVFTQDIHFSQFYMSPLNLNPALTGVMNCKMRFVANYRNQWAPVLKSKSFNTFNMSFDQKIPVGRYDYFGFGGTFWGDKAGSLDFSTIQFKLSGSYSKRMAGTRTSAQYLVFGADASLNQRSINFHNALWGNQITSSGPNTNLPGDPTIFDPGFLFADMTIGLLWFSVLDKNNNYYFGGSYSHLNEPLQNNSVDAPGNNFSPAPLYPKLTVHGGGVFALDRKNSIVPGIVSFFQGPHWQVNGGTSFRFNMSKSRYDEQSFQLGLWGRLANSEKVKDATTTPVTYSNGVLMDALILSTRFDYNKFGVGLSYDVNVSGLRKASAANNSFEFSFIYNICGPEKRGIYCPNF
- a CDS encoding polymer-forming cytoskeletal protein produces the protein MFGNKNTQVKEPIKGSPGTPTQGALNSLVMGTVIEGTINADNDIRIDGLLKGVLICKGKVIIGPKGQIEGEIKAQNAVIEGQFKGSLIIEDLLQIKETAHVEGEINTDKLSVSPGAKFNVVSKMASQFTGRNTPPPVRSEDNLK